Genomic segment of Cryptococcus neoformans var. neoformans JEC21 chromosome 5 sequence:
GCGGTAAAGAGAAGGTACCTCTGAGTACGCATCTGATCGCGGGTGGTGTCGCTGGCTTAGCAGAATCACTTGCTTGGTGAGTATCGAATGATGTAAAACTGTGTAATTCCTTCTAAATGGCTGATCTTTTTGGATAGTCATCCTTTGGATACCATTAAGGTTCGAATGCAACTATCAAAATCCAGAAAAGCGAAGGGAGTAAgtcttcctcccattcctCTCACTTCTGTCAATTTTAACCGAATCATCTTTGTTGCAGCTCAAACCATTAGGCTTCTTTGCGACAGGAAGACAAATTGCTGCTCGTGAGACACCTCTGGGCCTGTACAAGGGTCTTGGTGCTGTCGTTAGCGGAATTGTACCCAAGATGGCCATTCGTTTTGCTAGTTTCGAGAGTAAGTCGTGCAGTTAACACCTTAATCTAAGGGTTGTCGTATTAATGTAGGGTGCAGTGTACAAGGGATGGTTATCGAATCCTGATGGAAGCATCTCCTCGAAAGCCACATTTTTAGCTGGTCTCGGTGCCGGTGCGACAGAGGCGGTAGCTGTCGTGACACCCATGGAAGTAATTAAGATTCGCCTGCAAGCTCAGCAACGTAAGTCGCACGATGTAAAAAAGGGAAGCAAATCACTTATTGCCGATATTTACAGACTCATTGGCTGATCCCCTCGACATCCCTAGATATCGCAACGCCGCCCACGCTGCCTTTACCATTGTCcgagaggaaggaatcGCTACCCTCTATCGGGGTGTTTCCCTCACCGCCCTCCGACAAGCGACAAATCAAGGTGTGAATTTCACAGCTTATCAGCAATTTAAGAAATGGGCCATGGACTTCCAACCGCAGCATAAGGAATCAGGCCAACTGCCAAGCTGGCAGACTATGATTTTAGGCTTGGTTAGTGGTGCCATGGGACCATTCTCCAACGCTCCAATTGATACTATTAAAACGTGAGTGTCATCTCAATTTTTATCATATGGGCCTATGGGACTTAATCTGCTATTACCAGTCGTATTCAGAAAGCTTCAAAAGTGGAAGGGGAAACCGCCCTATCCCGGATGGCCAAGGTCGCTTCGGAAATGTTTAGGAACGAAGGGGCCAAGGCGTTTTACAAGGGTATTACTCCTCGTGTCTTGCGTGTGGCTCCTGGCCAGGCTATTGTGTTCACTGTCAGTGCTTGATTGGAAACAAGAGTCCAATACTGACCTGTTGTATAGGTGTATGAGCgtgtgaagaagatgattgatGTTGCAAAGGGAACTGCTTTAGGTGCCGAATACGATGAGTAGCATGTAAAAAGGACGGGGTTTTACGAGTAAAACGTATGCACTGTATGCATCAGATCTATTACAACAGAGATACAATCTTACAAATCAAGATTTTTGGCCTGCAACATCTCCCCATCTCCTGAGTTTCCCTTTCACTCTCCAGTCTTCACCGTCATCAATACTTCCTTCCGCGCCAATACCGCGTTTTCGAACTCTTGTATGGGTCATAATGGGATCCGCCCGTCCTGTGCCATCTTTTCCTAAACCTTCCCCCCGTTGCCAACCCTGTCGTCCCAGGAAATCTTCGGCGAACTTATTTTCCACGGGTGCAACTTCTACTGGGGCGTCGGTATGGCCCGTAAAACGAGCCTGACCACCGCGTGGAGGGGAGGGGCGATGTAGTCCTCGACGCATGGCCGAACGATCAATGTACCCTCTAGATGGCATATTTTGCGCTGAAGCTGATCCTTCCTCAGACCCGCCCCTATTCAGCAGACTCTCCCTCAGATTTGCCATTTCTATCTTCCTTTTGGCCTCTCTATTCCCTCGCCTCTGCTGAGAATTCATAGCAACGTCCCAAACCTTCTCTTCGTATCCTGCGGCGTCTTGTGTATTGTTTACAAAAGTCTCTCCTGTGTCCAGAGGCAATTCATTGC
This window contains:
- a CDS encoding succinate:fumarate antiporter, putative → MSSTTSKPFGGGVTGDRVAPPPPKAISGKEKVPLSTHLIAGGVAGLAESLACHPLDTIKVRMQLSKSRKAKGLKPLGFFATGRQIAARETPLGLYKGLGAVVSGIVPKMAIRFASFEMYKGWLSNPDGSISSKATFLAGLGAGATEAVAVVTPMEVIKIRLQAQQHSLADPLDIPRYRNAAHAAFTIVREEGIATLYRGVSLTALRQATNQGVNFTAYQQFKKWAMDFQPQHKESGQLPSWQTMILGLVSGAMGPFSNAPIDTIKTRIQKASKVEGETALSRMAKVASEMFRNEGAKAFYKGITPRVLRVAPGQAIVFTVYERVKKMIDVAKGTALGAEYDE